The region GGTCTTGCTGGTCAGATAGGATTTGATCACAACAGAAATTTGATAAATCCATCTTACCAGATTATTAACATAGGTGGAACTGGATCACGCAGAATAGGTTATTGGTCAAATTATTCTGGTCTCTCAATTGAGCCTCCTGAAGTATTATACAAAAAGCCTTTGAACGCTTCTTCCCTAGATCATCATCTTCACAGTGTAATTTGGCCTGCTGAAACTGCTACAACTCCTCGAGGATGGGTATTCCCAAACAATGGGAAGCCTTTGCGGATTGCAGTGCCTTATCGAGTGACTTACAAAGAATTTGTCACTAAAGATAAGGGCCCTGCTGGAGTGAAAGGATACTGTATAGATGTATTTGAAGCTGCAGTTGCCCTGTTGCCTTACCCTGTCCCTCGCTCATACTTACCCTATGGAGATGGCCTGAGAAACCCTAGTTTCAGCAATCTTGTGTATGACGTTGCCCAAAATGTGAGTCTCTAACTTTGCAAATACAGTTAACAGTTAGTAAGATACAGAGCTTTCTTAATCTGTGTAGATGACCTGGTTCTGAACTCTGAAGTAGCTATTTTGATTGTATAATAGCTTCTGTAATAAGGACCAGTTCCCAATTTGCATATGTATAAGATTCGAATAAACGGACAAGTATAAAAAAATAATCTCTTTTCTTATACATGGCCTCTACTTTAGTTATCATAATGATAATACAGTTTAAGAACTCATCAAGACAGTTCCCAATTGTTTAAGGGTTTATGAGTTGTTCCTGGCTATGTTATGTTAATATATAGATTTATTTAATTTTCAGAAGTACGATGCAGCTGTTGGAGACATTACCATTGTGACTAATAGGACCAGGATTGTGGACTTTACCCAGCCGTACATGGAATCTGGACTTGTTGTAGTAACTCCTGTCAAGAAAGTAAAATCTACTGCCTGGGCTTTCCTCAAACCATTTACCTGGGAAATGTGGGGTGTAACTGGCGCTTTCTTTCTTTTTGTCGGAGTTGTTGTCTGGATTCTTGAGCACCGGATTAATCATGAATTTCGCGGTCCACTAAGCCAACAACTGGTCACAATATTATGGTAAGCTCTATGTGCTGATTAAAATCCGATATTGCAGTTTGGTGATGTATCAGAATGATGAATTCTGAGCAGTTTAGGCAAGTTTCCAATGTCAATAACCATACGCATGGCTTAGATAAAAGCCATCTTTTGTTATCAAATTGTAGATAACCATAGAAAAGCAATATCCAAGTATCCCCCAGCAAACTTTGTCCtgcataattttcaaaatttgatGCTGGGTATATTTCTTCTTGATTATTCCGAATCCACATGTCATACTCTTAGTCAATCAGATAATTGCCCCGTAAACTTCATGCACTTCTTTATGTTGTGGTTTTCCTGCTATCATCTCCTTATTATACTTTTGCTTTTATGATGTTGAAATCATACTAATCAGTAATTCACTTCTGCAGGTTTAGCTTTTCAACAATGTTCTTTTCGCACCGTAAGTAGCTCATGCCACTCCGTTAAGCATGTTCCAAAGTTTTCCTTTAGCTTTAATTCTGTCCCACAGATTATCCAGTCTACATTTACAATTTGCATAATTTTTTGCTCGACTTTCTTTAACATCACCTTTGCTTATATCCGCACAGGAGAGAACACTGTTAGTACTCTAGGACGTTTGGTGCTGATTCTATGGCTCTGGGTAGTGTTGATTATAAATTCAAGTTACACGGCTAGTTTAACATCAATCCTCACAGTACAACAGCTGACATCACAGATTGAAGGAATAGACAGCTTGATCTCAAGCAGTGTACCGATTGGAGTTCAAGATGGTTCATTTGCATTCAATTATCTGATTAATGAACTCAACATTGCTAAGTCAAGGATTCGAATTTTGAAAACTCAGGATGATTACATTAATGCGCTTCATAGAGGTCCAAAAGGTGGGGGTGTGGCAGCAATAGTTGACGAGCTTCCTTACATCAGGCTCTTTCTATCCAACACGAACTGTGAATTTAGAACTGTGGGAGAAGAGTTTACAAGAAGTGGCTGGGGCTTTGTAAGTTCTAAGACATTCCTAATGTTTTTCTCTATGCAATAGtattttcatttcttttgattGCTGAACCAGTACATTTTTCGCACTCAGGCGTTCCAGAGGGACTCTCCTCTTGCGGAAGACTTATCAACTGCAATTCTTCAACTCTCAGAAAACGGCGAGCTACAAAGAATACATGACAAATGGCTTTCCAAAAATATGTGCTCTGAAAGCACCAACCAAGTTGATATCACACGGCTTTCACTTACGAGCTTCTGGGGTTTATTCCTCATATGTGGCACTTCATGTTTCGTCGCTCTTGTTGTCTTTTTCTGTAGAGTATACTGCCAGTACCGCAAATTTACTCCAGAAAACGACGAAGAGGATCCTGAACCAGGAAGGTCTGCTAATAGACTCCCTAGTCGCGCCACAAGCTTcaaagattttgttgataagaaGGAAACTGATATTAAAGAAATGCTTAAGCGAAAGAACAATGATAGTCAGCCACAAGTTTCCTGACATACAAATGCAGTCTATAGAAAGATGTAAAACTAAATCAAGTACACACAATTCCTCCGGTATACCAGGATAATGTAACAGTCCCATGTTGCATGTTGTAGATCAGGATGAGACATATATTGAATTTCACAAGTTCTGAATTTGTACAGAATGACTCTAGTTGTACTCTTTTCAGTTTTCAACATGTAGAAATTGTAGTTGGTATAAGGAAAAGCTACCGATGTCAAACTACCTTTTTAGTTTTATCATATCTTTGTCTGTTTTTACTGTTTTTTTTCCAAATTTATACTTAAAGACCTTTTCAAATGATAAATAAAAATAAACCTAAACAACTACGCTTTGCTTTCCTAAAGACTAATGACTCGCAGTAATTGACGCGATATAAATATTTCAGTTAGGGGTCAACGTGCTCTGGGGTGAGTTAGACTCATAGGGCGAATCAGGACCCGGCCCAATCCAGAAACAAGTCAATCCTAAAACCCATAATTAGGGGAGTCTATTATGTAAGAACACGTGGGACACAAATCTATAGCCCATAATCAGAGTAGCCCATTATGGAAGAATACGTGTGACACAAGTCTAAGAAGAGTTAGCTatctgaaaataattaaaatcttGAATTAGCTATCTTGAAGAATTAGAAtctaaaaacactattcacaaaaatctaaagtacaaaaatagAATTAGCTATTTTGAAGAAGAGTTAttcaagatgaacactattcagacagagagagataatgttgtgtatgttaagaatgaattgcttaaatagaatgattatctaaaaactgaattagaaaagaaagagaaatcatcaggacttggactaactctagcagaacaactcagaatattctaagtagtagaaattggaaagaggggtgaggttataaagatggtaaaagtgagaaaggaactttgccaattaagccaattgctatcaaatAGACTcaaaaagccaaaggtaaatcatattaaatttgttgcaaaaactgttgtgtctgattctgaagagatgaaagactctaaaacagaagtcaaagaaaagtcaacttctgacaaattaaaacaggataaactagctttggtaaacattggcttaatgacaaagaagcagcttaagtataagctgaaagagattaaaaatgtgaataaggtaaaggaagctaggaaaaataggaatggaaatgaaggtgtgaataaaagtaataattatatgcctgttcctaatgctcctagaaagaaatgctataattgtggaaactctaaccatcttgcttctttttgcaggaaaaataaagatataaactttttacctcctagatcaggagttaagagtcagtctgt is a window of Apium graveolens cultivar Ventura chromosome 11, ASM990537v1, whole genome shotgun sequence DNA encoding:
- the LOC141698033 gene encoding glutamate receptor 3.4-like isoform X1 yields the protein MKSHMLLSTSLCTIILSICLLTEVANVTGETNVSYPRPSVVNFGALFTLNSVIGRSVQPAIVAAIDDVNSDSSILPGTNLSMILHDTNCSGFLGTVGALQLMENDVVAVIGPQSSGIAHVISHVVNELHVPLLSFGATDPTLSALQFPYFLRTTHSDYSQMHAIADIVQHYRWNEVIAIFVDDEYGRNGISALGDALAEKRAKISYKAALTPGASRSDINNMLAGINLMESRVYVVHVNPDSGLSVFAEAEKHGMMASGYVWIATDWLLSVLDLLESVDPKTMDLLQGVVALRHHTPDSYLKKRFSTRWKQIKEKETFYFNSYALYAYDSIWLLARGLDEFFNEGGNISFSYDNKLQDGKGSKLHLSELRSFDQGNILLQILAKINFTGLAGQIGFDHNRNLINPSYQIINIGGTGSRRIGYWSNYSGLSIEPPEVLYKKPLNASSLDHHLHSVIWPAETATTPRGWVFPNNGKPLRIAVPYRVTYKEFVTKDKGPAGVKGYCIDVFEAAVALLPYPVPRSYLPYGDGLRNPSFSNLVYDVAQNKYDAAVGDITIVTNRTRIVDFTQPYMESGLVVVTPVKKVKSTAWAFLKPFTWEMWGVTGAFFLFVGVVVWILEHRINHEFRGPLSQQLVTILWFSFSTMFFSHRENTVSTLGRLVLILWLWVVLIINSSYTASLTSILTVQQLTSQIEGIDSLISSSVPIGVQDGSFAFNYLINELNIAKSRIRILKTQDDYINALHRGPKGGGVAAIVDELPYIRLFLSNTNCEFRTVGEEFTRSGWGFAFQRDSPLAEDLSTAILQLSENGELQRIHDKWLSKNMCSESTNQVDITRLSLTSFWGLFLICGTSCFVALVVFFCRVYCQYRKFTPENDEEDPEPGRSANRLPSRATSFKDFVDKKETDIKEMLKRKNNDSQPQVS
- the LOC141698033 gene encoding glutamate receptor 3.4-like isoform X2; amino-acid sequence: MTRIAADFLAPLELMENDVVAVIGPQSSGIAHVISHVVNELHVPLLSFGATDPTLSALQFPYFLRTTHSDYSQMHAIADIVQHYRWNEVIAIFVDDEYGRNGISALGDALAEKRAKISYKAALTPGASRSDINNMLAGINLMESRVYVVHVNPDSGLSVFAEAEKHGMMASGYVWIATDWLLSVLDLLESVDPKTMDLLQGVVALRHHTPDSYLKKRFSTRWKQIKEKETFYFNSYALYAYDSIWLLARGLDEFFNEGGNISFSYDNKLQDGKGSKLHLSELRSFDQGNILLQILAKINFTGLAGQIGFDHNRNLINPSYQIINIGGTGSRRIGYWSNYSGLSIEPPEVLYKKPLNASSLDHHLHSVIWPAETATTPRGWVFPNNGKPLRIAVPYRVTYKEFVTKDKGPAGVKGYCIDVFEAAVALLPYPVPRSYLPYGDGLRNPSFSNLVYDVAQNKYDAAVGDITIVTNRTRIVDFTQPYMESGLVVVTPVKKVKSTAWAFLKPFTWEMWGVTGAFFLFVGVVVWILEHRINHEFRGPLSQQLVTILWFSFSTMFFSHRENTVSTLGRLVLILWLWVVLIINSSYTASLTSILTVQQLTSQIEGIDSLISSSVPIGVQDGSFAFNYLINELNIAKSRIRILKTQDDYINALHRGPKGGGVAAIVDELPYIRLFLSNTNCEFRTVGEEFTRSGWGFAFQRDSPLAEDLSTAILQLSENGELQRIHDKWLSKNMCSESTNQVDITRLSLTSFWGLFLICGTSCFVALVVFFCRVYCQYRKFTPENDEEDPEPGRSANRLPSRATSFKDFVDKKETDIKEMLKRKNNDSQPQVS